The Desulfovibrio fairfieldensis sequence CAGCGATGCTCCGTACAAGGCCCATCAGTGTGGAGGCGCGCAGAGCCTCCACCGGCAGATATCCAGCTCCCATGACTTCCGCCAGTTGCCGGGCTTGGCCGAACTGCAGCAGTCCTCCCTGCTCCACGTCAACGACCAGAGAATACACGCGCGCATCCCGTGCGATACGGCGGGCTTCGTCCAAAGCTGCGTCCAGAGCCGAACCTGTCTCCAGGGAAGGCGTAACATTAGCTCTGCCGTCTGAAATAACGACCAGAATCGGCCGGGTGTCCGGATTTTTCCGCAAGGCGTTGCCAATAACGCGTCTGGCTTCCCTCAGGCCGTCGGCAAGAGGCGTGCGCCCTCCGGTAGGCAGATCCTGCAGTTCCTTTGAAGCAAGTTCTACGCTGCCTGTGGGCTGCAGCAGCGTTTGGCCCCGTTGGCCGCGAAAGGCCACCAGCGAAACCTGATCCCGTTTTTGATAGGCATGCAGCAGGAGAGACAGGACGGCGCTTTTGACCTCACGCATGCGGCTGGCTGCGCCCATGGAGCTGGAGGCGTCCACGGCGAAGACAATGAGATTGCCCATATGACGTTCTCGACGTTTATAGCGCCAATCATCAGGTCGTACACGCACACGCAGAGGCGGCCTGATGTTTTCTTCATGCACGGCTATTCGCAGGGCTGCGGCCCGGATTGTGGGTTCCAGAGCTATGTCCGGCGGCATGCCTTGCAGGAGCGGACGCGCTGAATAACCGACGCAACGTCCACTTTTCTGCGCGGTACGCGTCCGGCTGTGGCGGCCGGAGCCGTTACGCAGACGTTTGTCCATGGGCGGTCGCAGCGGCCTCACCTGATAGGGACTGCCCGCAGCGAAAATTTGTTCGCGCTCCGTGCCTGCCGGAAGGTCAGGCTCGTGGGATATCCCATCACGGCCAACGATATCCCCGCCCGCTATGTCGGGAGGCTGAGCTTGCCCGTGGAGGGTTTGTCCATCTGCCTTTCGCTGCTTCTCCTGTCCCGGCTTTGGCGCTTCCTTGCGTTCTTTCGACTCATGGGCGGAAGGAGCGCTCATACGCCGCCGGTGAGTCAGAGCCATGACAGCGGCTTCCTGCACATGCTCGCCGCGTACGGTAGTACAGCCGTCCAGCGCGGCCAGAGCCCGCGCTGTGCGCAACAGTGCCAGCTCACCCCTGTGCCCGGCGCAACGCGCTTCCGCGACCAACAGGACAATATCTCTCAGAAGCGCTTCCGGCACACGCAGTCCGGGCAGCAGATTACGCCCCTCTCGCAGTTGGTCGGCCAGAGCCTTTTGAGCCGTCTCCCATTGTGCCTTGAACAGTACGGGGGCGGCGTCAAAGGCTTCTCTCCGCCGCAGGATTTCCAGTCTCAGGAACGGATCTTCCGGGGCCAGCACATCCACGCACAGCCCGAAACGGTCCAGTAGTTGCGGACGCAGGGGGCCTTCTTCGGGATTCATGCTCCCGATCAGGGCAAAACAGGCGGCATGTCCAACAGTACAGCCGTCGCGTTCCAGCTTGTTGACGCCGCTGGAGCAGACATCCAGCAGCAAATCAACAAGCTGGTCGGGGAGTAGATTGATTTCATCCACATACAGCATGCCCTGATGGGCGGCTGCCAGCAGGCCCGGCTGAACCACGCGCCGACCGCCACGCAAAGCCGCTTCGGTATCCAGGCCGCCTGTCAGCCTGTCCTCCGTGGCGGAAAGCGGCAGCGTTATAAGGGGAGCGCATACGACATCCACAGGCAAGGGACCTCTTGCCGCCGCCCGCGCGCAGTCCGGGCAGAGCGGACCCTGCGGAGAGCAGCGCCACGGGCAGTTCGCCACCACGGAAACAGACGGCAAAAGTTTCGCCAGTGCACGCACCGCCGTGGATTTCGCCGTGCCTTTCTGACCACGCAGCAAGACGCCGCCGATATCCGGGCACAGTGCGTTTGCCAGCAACGCGCGGCGCATGAGGGGCTGGCCCGTCAGCGCAGTAAAGGGAAACAGATGCCGTGAGGGCGCTGCCGCGTTCATGGGCGAGTCCCGCCCACCGCCTCAAAAGGTTTGCGGCGCATCCGGTGCGGAAGGACCAAAGAGGCCGCTTTGTGCACGTCCTCCAGCCGGACTTCCCTGCGCCCATCCAGGGCCACGAGGGTTTTAGCGGTTTTGAGCATAACGATGTCGGCGCGATGACCATCCACCTGGGCGGCAATGGCTTGTTCCACCACGGCGCGCATGCAGGCCTCGTCGGCTTGTACATCCGATAGCAGGCGGCGGGCCGTCATGACGCTTTCAGCTAGAGTCCTGTCCTTTTCCTGCCAGCGTTCGCAAAATTCCACCGGATCGCGTTCAAAGTCCATACGACGGGTCATGACAGCCATGCGCTGTTCCGGCTCAGCCATGCCGCGCACTTCCACGCAAAGACCGAAACGGTCCAGTAATTGCGGCCGCAGTTCGCCTTCTTCCGGATTCATTGTGCCCACCAGGGTGAAACGCGCCGGATGCGACCATGAAAGCCCTTCACGTTCCACGGTATTTACGCCCATGGCCGCAGCGTCCAGAAGCACGTCCACCAGATGGTCGTCCAGCAGGTTCACCTCGTCCACATAGAGGATGCCCCTGTTTGCGGCGGCCAGCAGGCCGTGCTCGAAACGGCGGCGGCCGTCGGCCAAGGCCGCTTCCATATCCAGCGAGCCTACCACGCGGTCTTCGCCGGCTCCCACGGGCAGTTCGGTCACGCGCACCCGCCGTTGTTCCCTGGGCAATTCGCCGGTAGAGGAAAGCATTTCACGGCACAGCGGGCACAGCGTGTCCGCGTCGTCAGGGTCGCAGGCGCAGGGACAGCCCCGCACCACGTCCATCTCGGGCAGAATGGCCGCCAGAGCCCGCACCGCGGTAGATTTGGCCGTGCCCTTTTCTCCGCGCACTAATACGCCGCCGATGCCGGGATTGACCACATTGAGCAGCAGCGCCTCCTTTAAAGCCTCCTGTCCCACAATGGCGGAAAACGGGTAGGAATGCGGCCGGATCATGCTCATATCTTGTCCTCACTGTCCTGCATATCTGTGTTTGGAGCCACGATGACGTCTATGCCGCCGCCTTGAAAACTGCTGCCGAAGGCTTCCGTGCGTTCCTCCAGCCAACCCTCCATGTCCAGATAGTTCTGGCGCAGGGCGTCCAGCACTTCCGGGTCGGCCTGCCATACGCCCCTAGCCTGGGCCTCCAGCAAGCGGCGGGCGATTTCTTCCAGAGCCCAGGGATTGTGCTCTTCAAAAAAGGCGCGGTTTTCCGCATCCAGCACAAAGGTGCGCGCCATGTCGTCAAAAATTCCGTCATCCACTAAGCCGGTGGTAGCGTCCCAGCCGTAGACGCGCCCGGCGCGTTTGGCCATATCGCCCGCGCCCTTGTAGCCGTGGCGTTTCATGCCCGCTATCCAGCGCGGATTGAGCAGTTTACCGCGTACCACCCGGCGGATTTCATCGGCCATGTCCCGCACCCGCACGTGCCGGGGTTCGCGCGTATCGCCATAGTAAACCCGCACGGGATGCCCGCTCAGATGCGAGGCGGCCGCCGTCATGCCTCCGTGAATGCCGTAAATGGCGCAGCAGTTGAGCAGGTCGTGTTCGTCGCTGACCACCTTGTTGTAGGTGATGTCCACATTGGAA is a genomic window containing:
- a CDS encoding ATP-binding protein, which gives rise to MSMIRPHSYPFSAIVGQEALKEALLLNVVNPGIGGVLVRGEKGTAKSTAVRALAAILPEMDVVRGCPCACDPDDADTLCPLCREMLSSTGELPREQRRVRVTELPVGAGEDRVVGSLDMEAALADGRRRFEHGLLAAANRGILYVDEVNLLDDHLVDVLLDAAAMGVNTVEREGLSWSHPARFTLVGTMNPEEGELRPQLLDRFGLCVEVRGMAEPEQRMAVMTRRMDFERDPVEFCERWQEKDRTLAESVMTARRLLSDVQADEACMRAVVEQAIAAQVDGHRADIVMLKTAKTLVALDGRREVRLEDVHKAASLVLPHRMRRKPFEAVGGTRP
- a CDS encoding magnesium chelatase subunit D family protein, with product MNAAAPSRHLFPFTALTGQPLMRRALLANALCPDIGGVLLRGQKGTAKSTAVRALAKLLPSVSVVANCPWRCSPQGPLCPDCARAAARGPLPVDVVCAPLITLPLSATEDRLTGGLDTEAALRGGRRVVQPGLLAAAHQGMLYVDEINLLPDQLVDLLLDVCSSGVNKLERDGCTVGHAACFALIGSMNPEEGPLRPQLLDRFGLCVDVLAPEDPFLRLEILRRREAFDAAPVLFKAQWETAQKALADQLREGRNLLPGLRVPEALLRDIVLLVAEARCAGHRGELALLRTARALAALDGCTTVRGEHVQEAAVMALTHRRRMSAPSAHESKERKEAPKPGQEKQRKADGQTLHGQAQPPDIAGGDIVGRDGISHEPDLPAGTEREQIFAAGSPYQVRPLRPPMDKRLRNGSGRHSRTRTAQKSGRCVGYSARPLLQGMPPDIALEPTIRAAALRIAVHEENIRPPLRVRVRPDDWRYKRRERHMGNLIVFAVDASSSMGAASRMREVKSAVLSLLLHAYQKRDQVSLVAFRGQRGQTLLQPTGSVELASKELQDLPTGGRTPLADGLREARRVIGNALRKNPDTRPILVVISDGRANVTPSLETGSALDAALDEARRIARDARVYSLVVDVEQGGLLQFGQARQLAEVMGAGYLPVEALRASTLMGLVRSIAE